One part of the Phragmites australis chromosome 3, lpPhrAust1.1, whole genome shotgun sequence genome encodes these proteins:
- the LOC133912269 gene encoding mitochondrial succinate-fumarate transporter 1-like — protein MASASPPPTPPPPPSPGAASPAEESRGAGGRPPVPPYVKAAAGSLGGVMEACCLQPIDVVKTRLQLDRAGAYRGIVHCGGTVARAEGVRALWKGLTPFATHLTLKYALRLGSNAVLQSAFKDPATGKVSAHGRVASGFGAGVIEALLIVTPFEVVKIRLQQQKGLSPDLLRYKGPIHCAKTIVREEGLFGLWAGALPTVMRNGTNQAAMFTAKNTFDIVLWKKHEGDGKVLQPWQSMISGFLAGTAGPVCTGPFDVVKTRLMAQGNTGDIKYTGMVHAIRTIYAEEGLRALWKGLLPRLMRIPPGQAIMWAVADQVMGLYERTYLQPAHL, from the exons ATGgcctccgcctcgccgccgccgacgccaccgccaccgccgtcccCCGGGGCAGCCTCGCCGGCCGAGGAGTCCCGCGGAGCTGGGGGCCGGCCTCCGGTCCCGCCGTACGTGAAGGCAGCGGCGGGGTCCCTCGGCGGCGTCATGGAGGCGTGCTGCCTGCAGCCGATCGACGTCGTCAAGACGAGGCTGCAGCTCGACCGCGCGGGGGCGTACCGTGGCATCGTGCACTGCGGCGGCACCGTGGCCCGCGCAGAGGGCGTGCGCGCGCTCTGGAAGGGGCTCACGCCCTTCGCCACCCATCTCACGCTCAAATACGCGCTCCGGCTCGGCTCTAACGCCGTGCTGCAGTCCGCGTTCAAGGACCCCGCCACGGGCAAGGTCTCCGCGCACGGGCGCGTCGCCTCCGGGTTCGGCGCCGGCGTCATCGAGGCGCTCCTTATCGTCACCCCCTTCGAG GTAGTAAAGATCAGATTACAGCAACAGAAAGGATTAAGTCCTGACTTGCTCAGATACAAAGGGCCTATACACTGTGCAAAGACTATAGTTCGGGAAGAAGGCCTTTTTGGTCTGTGGGCTGGAGCATTACCAACTGTCATGCGCAATGGCACAAACCAAGCTGCAATGTTCACAGCCAAGAACACATTTGACATTGTTCTCTGGAAGAAGCATGAAGGAGACGGGAAGGTCCTCCAGCCATGGCAGTCAATGATCTCAGGGTTCCTTGCAGGAACAGCAGGACCTGTCTGCACAGGACCCTTTGATGTTGTGAAGACTAGGTTAATGGCCCAAGGAAACACTGGTGACATCAAGTATACAGGCATGGTCCATGCGATACGAACAATATACGCCGAAGAGGGGCTGCGAGCCCTGTGGAAAGGCTTGCTTCCCAGGCTCATGAGGATTCCACCTGGACAGGCTATAATGTGGGCAGTGGCTGATCAAGTGATGGGCCTCTATGAGCGAACTTATCTGCAGCCAGCTCATCTTTGA
- the LOC133912268 gene encoding probable protein phosphatase 2C 32: MSCTVAIPSSPVFSPSRRSLSCKAASASPDPVPASVSSPAPAPAAASPLRPFALRALLREEASPSSPQRASAPVGSVLKRRRPALLVVPVSGAAAAVAAVEADPRNEVEEEGEEFAAYCRRGKGRRRVEMEDRYVAKVALGGDPQVALFGVFDGHGGKNAAEFAAENLPKFMAEEMKKVDGGEIEGAVKRGYLRTDEEFLRRQESGGACCVTAVLKKGDLVVSNVGDCRAVVSRAGKAEALTSDHRASREDEKERIEKLGGFVVNCRGTWRVQGSLAVSRGIGDAHLKQWVVSDPDSRSLLVDQQCEFLILASDGLWDKIGNQEAVDLARPLCGSNDKDSRMAACRMLAETSISRGSTDDISVLIIQLQKFSSS, translated from the exons atGTCTTGCACGGTGGCCATCCCGAGCTCACCGGTGTTCTCGCCATCGCGCCGCTCGCTCTCCTGCAAggccgcctccgcctcgccgGACCCAGTCCCCGCCTCCGTCTCCTCGccggcgcccgcgcccgccgccgcctcgccgctGCGCCCCTTCGCGCTCCGCGCACTGCTCCGTGAGGAggcctcgccgtcgtcgccccAGCGGGCCTCCGCCCCCGTGGGGTCCGTGCTGAAGAGGCGGCGACCGGCGCTGCTCGTGGTGCCGGTGTCcggcgcggcggcagcggtggcggcggtcgAGGCGGATCCGAGGaacgaggtggaggaggaaggggaggagtTCGCGGCGTACTGCCggagggggaaggggaggagaAGGGTGGAGATGGAGGACCGGTATGTGGCCAAGGTTGCCCTCGGCGGAGATCCCCAAGTG GCATTGTTTGGTGTATTCGATGGCCACGGTGGGAAGAATGCAGCAGAATTCGCTGCCGAGAACTTGCCCAAGTTCATGGCAGAGGAAATGAAGAAGGTAGACGGCGGTGAGATCGAGGGGGCGGTGAAGAGGGGTTACCTCAGGACGGACGAGGAGTTCCTCAGGAGGCAGGAGAGCGGGGGCGCTTGCTGCGTCACGGCCGTGCTAAAAAAGGGCGACCTGGTCGTCTCTAATGTTGGAGATTGCCGTGCCGTGGTCAGCCGAGCGGGGAAGGCGGAGGCGCTCACCTCCGACCACCGGGCGTCCCGGGAGGATGAGAAGGAGAGAATTGAGAAACTG GGTGGATTCGTGGTGAATTGCCGAGGAACATGGCGAGTCCAGGGTTCATTGGCAGTGTCAAGAGGCATTGGGGATGCACACTTGAAGCAATGGGTTGTGTCTGATCCTGATTCCAGGAGCCTCCTGGTTGACCAGCAGTGCGAGTTCTTGATACTTGCTTCTGATGGCCTCTGGGATAAGATCGGTAATCAGGAGGCAGTAGACCTTGCACGACCTCTCTGCGGCAGCAATGACAAGGATTCTCGCATGGCTGCCTGCAGGATGCTCGCTGAGACATCTATTTCCAGGGGCTCTACTGACGATATCAGCGTCCTGATCATACAGTTGCAGAAATTTTCAAGTTCTTAA